The Kribbella sp. NBC_00662 nucleotide sequence GGCTGCGCTGGTCGTGGTCGCGCTGGTCGGCGGCGGGACGTTCTACCTGACGCGCACTCGTCGGATCGACCTGAGGCAGGTCAGCACTCGGGAAGACGAGCTGCGAGCCGACCGTGAACGATCGAAGACCGACCGCTGAGAGTAGGAGGCAAGGCGTGCGAATCGGGTTCAAGCTGATTGCGGAGGCGTACTCACCGACGGAGATCGTCGAGCAGGCGATCACGGCGGAGGAGGCCGGGTTCGACTTCGTGGAGGTCAGCGATCATTTTCATCCGTGGGTCAGCGAGCACGAGCATTCGGGATTCGCGTTCTCGATGCTTGCCGCGATCGCAGCGCGGACGTCGGCCATCGAGTTGGCGACCGGCGTGACGTGTCCGTTCCTGCGCTACCACCCGGCGGTCGTGGCGCAGATGGCCGCGACGACGTCGCTGCTGTCGGGTGGGCGGTTCACGCTCGGCGTGGGTGCCGGCGAGCGGCTCAACGAACACGTGGTCGGCCGGGGCTGGCCGTCGGTGGCGGTCCGGCACGAGATGTTGCGGGAGGCGCTCGAGATCATCCGCCTGTTGTGGAGCGGCGGATACCACTCGTACGACGGCAAGCATCTGCAACTCGAGGACGCCAGGGTCTTCGACCTGCCTGCCGAGGCGCCGAGGGTCGCGGTGGCCGCGGGCGGTCCCGAGGCTGCGGAGCTTGCGGCAGAGCTCGGCGACGCGTTGTTCGCCACGGAGCCGAGCGCGGATCTCGTTGCGGCGTACCAGAAGGCCGGTGGGGACGGGCCCCGGTACGCGGAGGTTCCGTTGTCGTGGGCTGCCTCGGTGGAGGATGCGGCGGAGTCGGCGCGGCGGCTGTTCAGGTTCGGTGTGACTGGCTGGAAGGTGCAGGCCGAGCTTCCGAATCCGGTCAACTTCGACGCCGCAACCGAGCTGGTCACCGCGGACCACATGCGAGAGCAGTTCGGCTGCGGTCCGGACGTGAAACGCCATGTCGAGGTCGCGCAACAGTTCAGCGATGCAGGCTTCGACCGGCTGGCTCTGATCAACGCCGGCCCCGACATGGACGGCTTCTTCGACTTCGCCCGCACCGAACTCCTCCCCGCGCTCCGTGCCTTCTGACACTCCTCAGCGGGTCGGTTGTCAGGGGAGAGGGCGGCCGCCGGTGGCGCCGATGCGTTCGCCGGTGACGTAGGTGGAGTCGTCCGAGGCGAAGAAGACGTAGAGGGGTGCGAGTTCGGCGGGCTGGCCGGCTCGGCCCAGCGGGGTGTCGGCGCCGAAGTCCGCGACCTTGTCGGCGGGCATCGTCGCGGGGATGAGCGGTGTCCAGATTGGGCCGGGCGCGACGGAGTTCACCCGGATGCCCTTCGGCGCCAGTTCTTGCGCCAGTCCCTTGGTGAAGTTGAGGATCGCCGCTTTGCTGGTGGCGTAGTCGAGCAGGTTCGGCGACGGCTCGTATGCCTGGATCGAAGTGGTGTTGATGATCGCCGATCCCTCCGACAGGTGCGGCAGTGCGGCTTTGCACAGCCAGAACATCGCGTAGACGTTGGTCTTCAGCACCCGGTCGAACTGCTCGGTGGAGATGTCCGCGATCCCTTCCTGCGACATCTGGTACGCCGCGTTGTTGACCAGGATGTCGATCCCGCCGAGCTCCTGCACGCACTCGTCGACGAGTCGCCCGCAGTGCTGCTCGTCCTGGATGTCCCCGGCCAGCGCGGCCGTCGTACGCCCCGATTCGCGCACCAGGCGGCAGGTCTCGCGCGCGTCCTGCTCCTCGGCCTCGAGGTGAGAGATCATCACGTCCGCGCCCTCACGCGCGAACGCGAGAGCAACCGCGCGTCCGATCCCCGAGTCGCCGCCGGTGATCAACGCCCGCTTGCCGGTCAGCTTCCCGCTGCCGCGATAGGTCTGCTCGCCGTAGTCCGGCTCCGGGGTCATCGCGCCACTGTGCCCGGGATGCTCCTGACTCTGCGGCTCCTGCTGCTCCGGGCCGGCGTACCTGGTCGTCGGGTCGCTGCTCATCGTCTGCCTTTCGTCGTCGGGTCGCCTTCGCGGTACCCGCTGCTCGCGCCTGGCACGCGCGTTTTCTGCCTGGCGAGCGCGGGTACCGGCCGGCCATGCGGCTCGACGGACGGGTGATCTATCAGCTGGATCCGGCGACGTTCTTCGACTCCGACGGTGACGGCGCCGGTGATCTGGAAGGCGTGGTCCGCAAGCTGGACCACATCCGAGCGGTCGGGGCCGACACGTTGTGGCTGCAGCCGTTCTACGTCTCGCCGTACCGCGATGCCGGGTACGACATCGTGGACCATCGCGATGTGTCTTCCCGGTTCGGCACGATGGCCGACTTCGAGACGCTGGTCGCGCGGTGCCACCAGCTGGATCTGAAGGTCATGATCGAGCTGGTCGTCCAGCACACCTCGGTGGATCACCCGTGGTTCCGCGCTGCTCGGGCGGACGCGGATTCGCCGTACCGGGACTACTACGTCTGGGCGTCGGAGCCGCGGGACGATCCGGCCGTGGACAAGCCGGTGTTCCCGGGGGTCGAGGACTCGATCTGGGCGTACGACGATCAGGTGGGGAAGTACTACCGGCACGCGTTCTACCGGCACGAAGCGGACCTGGACGTCGGCCATCCCGCCGTCCGGGCCGAGATCGCCGGGATCATCCGGCACTGGCTGGACCGCGGTGTGGACGGGTTCCGCGTCGACGCGGTGCCGTACATGGTCCGGCAGGCGGCGCTGGCCGACGGTCGCGACGACGGCTACTGGTTCCTGTCCGAGTTGGCGGCCGCAGCTGACGGCGTACCGCTGATGGGCGAGGTGGACGTGGCGCCGGACCAGTACGGCCCGTATTTCGGCAACGCCGACCGGCTGCACGCCGTGCTGGACTTCTGGACGAACAACCTGCTCTTCCTCGCGCTGGCCCGCTCCGATGCCGAGCCGCTGCTCCGGGGCCTGCGGGCGCAGCCGCAGCCACCGGACGGGTGCACGTATGTCAACTGGCTGCGCAACCACGACGAGCTGGACCTCGATCGACTCACCGAGGCCGAGCGCAACGAGGTGTTCGATGCCTTCGCCCCGAGGAGAACATGCGTGCCTTCGGGCGGGGGATCCGTCGTCGCCTGGCGCCGATGCTCGGTGACGAGCGGCGGATCGCGATGGCGCATGCGATCGCGCAATCGTTGCCCGGGGCACCGGTTATCCGGTACGGCGAGGAGATCGGCATGAGCGAGGATCTTTCGCTGCCCGACCGTGCCTCGGTACGGACTCCGATGCAGTGGTCGGCCGCGGACAACGCCGGCTTCAGCAAGGCACCACTCGGTCTTGTCGAGCCTGCTCCGATCGCCTCTGGTCCCTACGCGTTCACGACGGTCAACGTCGCCGAGCAGGAGCTGCGCCCAGGTTCGCTGCTCAGCCGCGTCTCGCAACTCGCCACCACGCGGCGCGGTCTCGGCGTACTCCCGTCCGGCAGTTGCGAGGGCATCGCGGTCGAGCCGCGCTCGGTGTTCGGCGTCCTGCACCGCCGCCGTGACGACGCCGTACTGATGCTCGCCAACCTGTCACCGGACGAAGTCCGGGTGCACCTGCCGTACGACGTGCGCGCCGATCTGCTTGCGGACAGCAACTATCAGCCGGCGACCGAGGACCTGGTCCTGACCGGCTACGGGTACCGGTGGTTACGCGTCCACGATGCCAGCTGAATGCCTTGCATGGATGGGTTGCCGGGCGGGCACAGGAAATCACGTTCCTTCGTCTGGAGGTCATCATGAGTACGACGCCTGTGCCGCCGGTTCCGCCGCTGCCCGATCCCACCGACCCCGATCGCCCGGGCCGGGACGACGATCCGGACATCACGCCGTACCCGGACCCCGAGCCGCAGCCCGACGAGGATCCGGACGAGCAGCTGCCGAGGCCCGAGAACGTATGAAGGCGCTCGGACCTGCATCTGTACGAGGTGATGGGTCCGTTCCTGGACACCACGGAGCCTCGGGGGGCGGTGCTGTTTCCCGGCCTCGGTGGCGGGGAACTCGCGGGTCATGGGAACGATCGATCGGATAGCGGAGCCGTGGGGGACGCGGACGCCGTACGGCAAGGGTGAGCCGTGGCCGGTCCGGGTCGACACCCGCCTCGACGACGGGCTGGCCGAAGCCGACGTGGACGCTTGGTTCCAGTCGGCGACGATCTTGCATTCGAACGGCGACGGGCTGGACATCGCGGTGAAGGACGGCCGGATCGTCGGAGTACGCGGGCGTGCGACGGATCGGGTCAACCATGGCCGGCTCGGCCCGAAGGACTTGTTCGGCTACCAGGCCAACAACTCCGCGGACCGGTTGACGTCGCCTCTGGTCCGTCGTGACGGACGCCTGGTCGAGACGGATTGGGAGACCGCGATGTCGATGGTCGCCGGTCGAACCGAAGAGTTGCTCGAGGAACGCGGCCCGAGCTCGATCGGCTTCTACACGACCGGGCAGCTGTTCCTCGAGGAGTACTACACCCTCGCGCTGATCGCCCACGGCGGGATCGGCACCAACCAATGTCGACGGCAACACAAGGTTGTGCACGGCAACGGCCGCGGCGGCGCTGAAGGAGTCGTTCGGCAGTGACGGCCAGCCGGGTTCCTACACCGACGTCGATCACGCCGACGTCATCGCTCTGTACGGCCACAACGTCGCCGAGACGCAGACGGTGCTGTGGAGCCGGATCCTCGACCGGTTGGCCGGCCCGAACCCGCCGCGACTCCTCTGCGTCGACCCACGCCGTACGCCGGTGGCCGAGGCCGCGACCGTCCATCTGGCGCCGAGACCCGGTACGAACGTTGCGCTGATGAATGCGCTCCTGCACGAGATCATCGCCAACGACTGGGTCGACCACGCGTACATCGGCCAGCACGCCGTCGGTTTCGACGAGCTGGCGAAGCAGGTCGCATCGTGTGACGTGAACTGGGCGGCCAAGATCTGCGACGTACCCGCTGAAGATCTTCGTGCGGCAGCGCGGCTGCTCGGACAGGCTGAGCGGCTGCTGTCGACCGTGTTGCAAGGGTTCTATCAGTCACATCAGGCAACTGCGGCGGCGGTGCAGGTCAACAACGTCCACCTGCTCCGCGGGATGCTCGGCAAGCCCGGCTGCGGCATTCTGCAGATGAACGGCCAGCCCACAGCCCAGAACACCCGCGAGTGCGGGGCGGATGGCGACTTGCCGGGATTCCGCAACTGGGCGAATGACGAGCAGGTGAAGGATCTGGCCCGGGTCTGGAATGTAGAGCCTGCCCAGATCCCGCACTACTCGGAGCCGACGCACCTGATGCAAATACTGCGGTACGCCGAGGACGGGTCGATCCGCTTCCTGTACGTGAGCGGGACGAACCCGGCCGTCTCGCTCCCGGAACTCGGTCGCATCCGCGACGTACTGTCCCAGGAGCGGTTGTTCCTCGTCGTGCAGGACATCTTCTTGTCCGAGACCGCTCAACTCGCCGACGTCGTCCTCCCGGCCGCGACCTGGGGTGAGAAGACCGGCACGTTCACGAACGCGGACCGCACCGTGCACCTGTCGGAGAAGGCCGTGGACCCGCCGGGCCAGGCACGACCCGATCTCGACATCTTCCTCGACTACGCACGGCGGCTCGATCTGCGGGACAAGGACGGCGAACCGCTGGTCAAGTGGAGCGACCCTGAGGGTGCGTTCGAGGGGTGGAAGGCCTGTAGCGCCGGCCGCCCGTGCGATTACAGCGGGCTGACGTACGACAAGCTTCGTGGCGGGAGCGGGATCCAGTGGCCGTGCAACGACGAACATCCGGACGGTACCGAGCGCATCTACGTCGACGGCGAGTTCTGGAGCGCGCCGTCGTACTGCGAGAGCTACGGGAAGGACCTGGTCACCGGCGCGCCGGTGGAGCCGGTCGAGTACAAGGCCATGAATCCCGACGGGAAGGCCGTGATCAAAGCTGCGGAGTACCTGCCGCCGCACGAGCCTCCGTCGGCGGAGTTCCCGTATCTGTTGACGACCGGGCGCACGCTGTACCACTTCCACACGCGAACCAAGACCGGGCGGGTGCCGCAGTTGCAGGCGGCCGCACCGGATGTGTGGGTCGAGATGTCTGCCGAGGATGCCGCTGAGCACGGGTGGGGCGAAGGTGATGTGCTGCGGGTGTCGACCGCGCGGGGAAGGGTCGAGGCTCGGTTGCGGGTGAGTGGTATTCGGCGCTCGACGCTGTTCCTGCCGTTCCACTACGGGTATTGGGACACGCCGGGCGGGTCCGGACCGGCTGAACGCGGCCGGGCTGCGAACGAGCTGACCGTCACCGACTGGGACCCGTGCTCGAAGCAGCCCTTGTTCAAGTCCGCAGCGGCCCGGGTCGAGCGCATCAGCGTCGCTGACGGTCCGTCTCGCGCTCCCACGACGACCGCCTCGCGTCCGGTTGCCGGCGCGTCCGTGCCGGAGACCAGCGGTGGAGCAGCGGCGGCCGTACTGGAAAGGCTGGAGTGACGGATGAAGAACAAGGTAGGACTGGCGATCGAGGAACTGCACCGCGCGGAGGGTGACCTCGCTGCAGAACTCCTCCGGGCCTCGGACAGGCACAAGGTCGACCACGACATCTTCTACCTCGGGCATGACCTGGCCAGGTGGTCAGAGCAGCACGTCCACAAGCTCGCCGAGCACGGGCGGAACTACGGCCTGGACCTCGACCCGGACGATTCAGGGCTGATGGCAACGATCCGCCTGCGAGGCGCCGAACTGGCCGGTCGGCGACACGATCCTGGGCTGCTGCTCCTCAAGGACCTTCGTGAGATCCACCGCCAGGCGGCCGGGGTCTCGCTGGACTGGGAGATCCTCGCTCAGACCGCTCAGGCACTGAAGGACGAGGGGCTGCTCCGGCTGAGCCAGGAATGCCATCCGCAGACGCTCCGGCAACTGCGCTGGGCCAATGCCTCACTCAAGACCAACGCGGCGCAGATCATGGTCACCCCGTGAGCCCGGACGACGAGACGGCTGAGATCGCGGAGCGCATCGGCCGGAGAGCGCTCGCGACCGGGCTGCGGATTGCTGTCGCCGAGTCACTGACCAGCGGGGCCATCGCAAGTCAGCTCGGGGCGGCGCCCGAGGCGAGTTCGTGGTTCGCCGGGGGAGTGGTCGCGTACGCCGCGGACGTCAAGTTCAAGGTCCTGAACGTCGATCCTGGCCCGGTGGTGACACCACGCTGCGCCGTCCAGTTGGCCAGAGGCGTCGCCCGGCTGCTGGGAGCCGACATCACGGTCGCAGTCACAGGTGTCGGTGGCCCGGACCCCGACGAGGGCCACCCCGCCGGCACCGTCTACACAGCCGTCTCCCACCTCTCCCAGGAGCACGTCACCCACAACGTCTTCGAGGGCGATCCATCCCAGGTCGTCGATCAGGCCACTTTCACCGCCTTGCGGATGCTTCTCAGCGCTGTCGAGGCTTAGTGGCGGCCTGCTGTACCTGCGGTGGGGTCGGGCAA carries:
- a CDS encoding CinA family protein; the protein is MSPDDETAEIAERIGRRALATGLRIAVAESLTSGAIASQLGAAPEASSWFAGGVVAYAADVKFKVLNVDPGPVVTPRCAVQLARGVARLLGADITVAVTGVGGPDPDEGHPAGTVYTAVSHLSQEHVTHNVFEGDPSQVVDQATFTALRMLLSAVEA
- a CDS encoding alpha-amylase family glycosyl hydrolase gives rise to the protein MRLDGRVIYQLDPATFFDSDGDGAGDLEGVVRKLDHIRAVGADTLWLQPFYVSPYRDAGYDIVDHRDVSSRFGTMADFETLVARCHQLDLKVMIELVVQHTSVDHPWFRAARADADSPYRDYYVWASEPRDDPAVDKPVFPGVEDSIWAYDDQVGKYYRHAFYRHEADLDVGHPAVRAEIAGIIRHWLDRGVDGFRVDAVPYMVRQAALADGRDDGYWFLSELAAAADGVPLMGEVDVAPDQYGPYFGNADRLHAVLDFWTNNLLFLALARSDAEPLLRGLRAQPQPPDGCTYVNWLRNHDELDLDRLTEAERNEVFDAFAPRRTCVPSGGGSVVAWRRCSVTSGGSRWRMRSRNRCPGHRLSGTARRSA
- a CDS encoding SDR family oxidoreductase is translated as MSSDPTTRYAGPEQQEPQSQEHPGHSGAMTPEPDYGEQTYRGSGKLTGKRALITGGDSGIGRAVALAFAREGADVMISHLEAEEQDARETCRLVRESGRTTAALAGDIQDEQHCGRLVDECVQELGGIDILVNNAAYQMSQEGIADISTEQFDRVLKTNVYAMFWLCKAALPHLSEGSAIINTTSIQAYEPSPNLLDYATSKAAILNFTKGLAQELAPKGIRVNSVAPGPIWTPLIPATMPADKVADFGADTPLGRAGQPAELAPLYVFFASDDSTYVTGERIGATGGRPLP
- a CDS encoding molybdopterin oxidoreductase family protein, whose product is MNPDGKAVIKAAEYLPPHEPPSAEFPYLLTTGRTLYHFHTRTKTGRVPQLQAAAPDVWVEMSAEDAAEHGWGEGDVLRVSTARGRVEARLRVSGIRRSTLFLPFHYGYWDTPGGSGPAERGRAANELTVTDWDPCSKQPLFKSAAARVERISVADGPSRAPTTTASRPVAGASVPETSGGAAAAVLERLE
- a CDS encoding TIGR03557 family F420-dependent LLM class oxidoreductase, producing MRIGFKLIAEAYSPTEIVEQAITAEEAGFDFVEVSDHFHPWVSEHEHSGFAFSMLAAIAARTSAIELATGVTCPFLRYHPAVVAQMAATTSLLSGGRFTLGVGAGERLNEHVVGRGWPSVAVRHEMLREALEIIRLLWSGGYHSYDGKHLQLEDARVFDLPAEAPRVAVAAGGPEAAELAAELGDALFATEPSADLVAAYQKAGGDGPRYAEVPLSWAASVEDAAESARRLFRFGVTGWKVQAELPNPVNFDAATELVTADHMREQFGCGPDVKRHVEVAQQFSDAGFDRLALINAGPDMDGFFDFARTELLPALRAF